From the bacterium genome, the window CTGCAACATGGCGATCATCTGCTCCTGGCTGATCAACCCGTGTTGCAGATCTATGCCGATCCAGTCGTAGCCGCAACGACCCAGCAGCTCAGCGCTGAACGCGCTCCCGATCGCGCACCAGCCACCCAGCGTCACCTGCCCAGGCTTCCAGAGCTCCCTTAGGATCAACACCCACCTCCTCCGGCAATTGTTAACAAACGGCAGTTGGCAACAGACGGATACCATGGTATTCTTTCTGGGCGGCGCGAGGGGCCTCCAGATTCTCGCAACTGGCGGGCCCGACGTCATCTCGGCGTGCGGGACCAACACTTGCGTGGAGCTACTAACGAACATAACAGTGCCGTGCCTGATCGGGACTTGCAGCCGCTACAGGCGGGTGGGGCGGTGACGAGCCCGCGCGAGGCAGCCACCGTCGAGCTGACTCTCGCCAACGTCGGTGATTATTTGCGCGAGAGGAACCTTGTCGACGGTACGCAGGACGTCAAGTTGGAGTTGCTGGCGGGCGGCATCTCCAACACCGTAGTCATGGTGGTGCTCGCCACGGATTGCTTCGTGGTCAAGCAATCGTTGCCCAAACTAAGGGTTGACCAAGACTGGTTCTTCGACCGGAGGCGGATCTTCGTCGAGACGGACTGCATGGCCACCCTGGGGCACCTGCTGCCTCCCGGTTGCGTACCGAAGGTCAGGTTCTCCGACCGGGACAACTTCGTCCTCGGCATGAGTTGCGCGCCGGACGGGGGGAAGACGTGGAAACAGAGCCTGCTCGCGGGCACCGTGGACCTCGAGGCAGCTGATCGCGCGGGTAGGCTCCTGGGCCTACTCCATTGCAAGTCATATCAACGCCCAGATCTGCGTGACAGGTTTGGCGACCAGAACCTACTCATCCAAGGGCGTGTCGATCCATACCATCGGGTCATAGCGAGCCTGTACCCCGATCTGGCGTCCACCATCAATGCCGAAATCGAGCGCATGCTCGGCACCCAAATCGTGCTTGTGCACGGCGATTACAGCCCCAAGAACATCGTTGTCTACCCGAACTACGTCCTGGTTCTTGATTTCGAGGTCGCACACTACGGGGATCCGGCCTTCGATGTCGCTTTTTGCCTGACCCACCTGGTCCTGAAGGCAGCACATTTCGCGCGTCGGCACGTCGAGTATCTGGCATCAGCCCGGCGGTTCTGGGGTGCCTACAAGGACGCCGTGAAGGACACGATCCAAACGCCGCTCGAGGCGTCTGTCGTCGGCGAACTGGGTTGCCTGTTGTTGGCTCGAATTGATGGAAAGTCGAGAGCCGAGTACATCAACGACGACCCGACCAGGGACTTCGTCCGCAACATGGCTCGTGAAATCCTGCTGACTGCGTCCAAGGATCCCGACTCCGTGATCGATTGGCTGGGCAACGAGATGAGGCAGCGTCTAAGTTGAACTCCAGGATCTCCAGCATACAAGCGAGAGAGATACTCGACTCGCGAGGGCGCCCGACCATTGAAGTCATGGTCGGTGTGGATTCCGGTGCGTGGGGCATGGCCAGCGTCCCATCCGGAGCATCCGTCGGGCGTCACGAGGCAGTCGAGTTGCGGGATGGCGTCGGCAGCCGGTATCGAGGTCTTGGTGTTCGCCAGGCCATCTCGAATGTCACAGACCTGATTGAGCCGGCCCTCCGGGGCCTCGATGCGAGCGACCAAGAAGCCGTTGACCAGCTGCTCGTCGACCTCGACGGCACTGCTGACAAGTCCCACCTGGGCGCCAATGCCACTCTCGGTGTCTCCCTCGCCGTGGCGCGGGTTGCCGCCGCGAGCCGAGGAATTCCCCTGTGGCGACACCTCCTTCGCGGAGGGAGTCCACTGCTGCCCCGGCCGATGGTGAACATCCTGAGTGGCGGCATGCACGCCGGGGGGAACCTCGATCTCCAGGATTTTCTGATCGTTCCATCTGGCGCCGACACCTACGCTGAGGCTCTCCACACCTGCGTCCAAATCCACTGGGCGATGAAGGATTTGCTTCGGGAGCGCGGGCTGTCTACATTGCGAGCTGATGAAGGCGGCTTCGGCCCTGCCTTAAAGGGTCACGTCGAAGCCTTGGAGCTGATGGTGACGGCGGCCGAACGAGCCGGCTTCAAGCCGGGTCATGATGTTGGAATCGCGATCGATGTCGCTGCAAGCCATTTCTACGACGTCGAGAAGCACCGCTACGGCCTCGCCAGCGAGAAGAGATCGTTGACCCCGGCCGAGCTGGTGGGACTGTTGGAGGAATGGGTCGACAAATATCCAATCTGCTCGATTGAAGACGGATTGGCAGAGGATGATTGGGACGGCTGGAAAGTGCTCACGGACTCGCTGGCTAATCGCGTCCAACTGGTCGGCGACGATCTTTTCACCACCAATCCTCAGAGGCTGGGTCTCGGAATCGAGCGCGGCGTCGCCAATGCCGTTCTGGTCAAGATGAACCAGATCGGGACGCTGACTGAAACGCTGCGTGTTGTGGATATGGCCCAGAAGGCGGGCTACAGCACAATCGCGTCGGCCCGATCAGGAGAGACCGAAGATTCGATTCTGGCCGACATCACGGTGGCCAGCGGAATGGGACAGATCAAGATTGGCTCCGTCACGCAATCTGAGCGGCTTGCCAAGTACAACCAGTTGACCCGTATCGAGGACGAGCTAGGGGAAGAAGCCACGCTGGCTCCAACTCCCGCCTTAGGAGCTAGATGACGCAGAAGCGAGTCCTGGTCACCGACTACACATGGGATTCCACCGACCCCGAAGCAGCTGTTCTCGCCGAGGCGGGAGCCAAGCTTATCGTCGCAAAAACCGGCGAGCCGGAAGAGCTCGAATCTCTCGTGAGCGATGCGGATGCCATTCTGACCTGCTTCAAACAGGTCCCCGCGCGTGTCCTGAGAGCAGGCCACCGCCTCCAGGTGGTCGGTCGCTACGGCATCGGAGTCGACAACATCGATGTGACCGCGGCCACCCAGCTGGGGATCATCGTCACCAACGTCCCTGCCTATTGCCTCGATGAGGTCGCCGAGCACGCCATTGCCCTGATATTGAGCTTGGCGCGCAATGTCCCGCGTTATGACAATGGAACCCGCGCTGGTAAGTGGGACCTGAAGGCGGGTCGCCCTCTCTACCGGGTCGCCGGTCGAACCCTCGGGATCGTCGGATTTGGCAAGATCGGTCAGACCCTGGCCACCAAAGCAATCGGCTTAGGCTTGGCCATCCTCGCCTACGATCCTTTCATCGACGCCGCGGCGGCCCGAGCACATCACGCCGAGGCGTGCACTCTTGAAGATCTCCTGAAGAGGTCCGACTACATAAGCCTGCACACACCGCTGACCGATTCCACCAGACACCTCATCGACGAATCCAAGCTTCGCCTGATGAAGCCTTCCGCCTTTCTGGTCAACACCTCCAGAGGCGGGATCCTCGATCAGGATTCGCTGGTGAAGGCGCTCAGGGAGGGATGGATCGCTGGTGCGGGGCTCGACGTATTCGAGCGCGACAGGTTACCTGATGAACATCCCCTGTTGTCGTTGCCGAATCTCATCGCGACTCCGCATGTCGCCTTCTACTCCGAGGAATCCGTTCTCGAACTGGAGCGAAAGGCGGCTCGCAATGTTGCCAATGTTCTGAGCGGGCAGCTGCCAGAGTCGATCGTCAATCCGGCAGTCCTTCAACTTCCACGGTGGGCGCATCTCGGCCGGGGCCGAACGGAGTCAGCCAGGCAAGGCTAGTGTTCGGCCCGGGTAAATCGCTCAGACTTGAATAGCGCTTTTATCACTTGCTTGAAATTGCGACTGAGGATGGCGCCCGCCCGGTCTGGGTTGCGCTCGATAAGAGCCTGCAGCACCTGCTGGTGATGGCCGCCCTCTCCCCTCACGAGAGCGATGTTCATCGACATCGCAAGCCGGATCAGGAGAGCTATGGGCGACGCAAGCTGTTCCCAGGCGGCCAGCAGCCGACCGTTCCCAGCCGCCTTGCATATCGCCCTGTGGAACTCGAGATCGGCCCTGACTACTTCGGCCGTGTCGCCGGCGGCTATCGCCTTGTCGATCGCATCGAGGTGGACTTTAATAGCCTCAAGGGTTGCATCGTCGGCCTTTCTGCTCGCTTCCTTCAGCGCCAGCAACTCCAGGGCTTCCCTGACGCTGTAGACCTCCTCCAAATCCTGTTTGGTCATCGAGCCGACGACCGTTCCGCGGCGGGGGGCACTGATGATGATGCCCTCGCGCTCGAGTTCTCTTAACGCCTCGCGGATCGGCCCTCGGCTGGTCCCGAAACGGGTCGCCAGCTCAGTTTCAACCAGGCGCGATCCCGGCGGGAGCTCGCCCCCGATGATCTGGTTCCGTATTCGGTCAGCCACGACCTCCCAGAGGTCCGGCACCTCGACTCGCTCGACCTGCATTTGGGGAACCATTGTAAACAGTCAGCGACCCCTCGCTTACCGACGTGGCCAGGTTCGGAACGAAGCATCCGGACCAATCGAGGTCGCCGAGCACTGAATTGCGAAGGCCGCAACCAGTGACTCGGCTCACCTCGAATGAGATTGGACTCCTACGCCGACTTCAACTGAGCGTCGATTGCCTGCTTGGCCCCGGTCATCGCCGCCTGAACGGTGGCATTGCCAAGAACTGCCTTGGTCAGGGCGTCCTGGAGGGTCTGCTGGGTGAACGCGGACGCCTTTTTGCCATACCAGCGCGGGTAGGTCGTGGTATTCGTCGCGTCGCTGGGCAACGAGCTGATGCCCGGAATCCTCGCCAGGTTGATCAGAGCGATCTTCTTGGGCGTGCCGTCTGGGGACGCGTTCACAATTGGCAGCGGGTCCCATGAGGGGATGGCGGCATACTGGAGGAACAGCGTCCTTACCTGGGTATCGATGCAGAAGCGGGTGCACCACTCAAGCGCCGCGTCCACGTTCTTGCCGGCCTTGCTCACCATAAGCTGATTGGCGCCTAATGCGTGAATCTTGCTCGTGATGTACGGCAGGTGGAAGTATTCCTGAGGGAACAGTGTCGACTCTGGATAGGTACTCGGCGTCGACCAGAAGATGGTCGAAACCGCCTTCTTGCCCCGATACGTCCCACCCGGAATCGCGCCCTCGGTTCCAGGGGTGGGCGCAACCTTGTGGACGCGCACCAGATCGACGATCTTCTGGGCTGCATCGATGGAGGGCGCTTCATCGACCTTCGATACGGTCTCGTTGTAGTTCCAGTCGTCGTCAAAAATGGAGCCACCGTTATCTCCCAGCAAGGCCCTGTAGATGGCGACCAGGCCATAGGGGCCCAAGTCGACTCCCCCGAGCGTTCCGAGGCCGTACTGCACCGTCTCTCCATTGACGACTTTGGTGCCGGCTTTGAGCCAGTTCACGAAGTCGTCCCACTTCCAGGTATCAAACCTGGACGTTCCCCAGAGGGGTGCGTTGTCGAGCAAGCCGTCTGCGTCAGCGAGCGGCTTGTTCACGTGGACGATCAGGTCTTGCATCGTGAAGACCGAGAGACCGAGGGTCTGGCCGCTGAAGCCGACTTCCTTCTTTGGCGCGATGTTCCACTTCGCCATGTCGATACCGCTGTGGGCGAGGTAGTCGTCAAAGGGCTGTGCGACGTGAGCCGGGAAGATGTCACCGTTGTTGTTTGAGTCCAGCAGGAAGATATCGGGCGCCGTACCGCTCGCGAGCTCGACGAGCAGCTTCTGTTCATACTGCGAGACGTCCACGCGCCGCTCGGTGATGCCGATGCCTATTTCTTGCTGGAGAACCGGGATGTAGTGGGT encodes:
- a CDS encoding aminoglycoside phosphotransferase family protein; protein product: MPDRDLQPLQAGGAVTSPREAATVELTLANVGDYLRERNLVDGTQDVKLELLAGGISNTVVMVVLATDCFVVKQSLPKLRVDQDWFFDRRRIFVETDCMATLGHLLPPGCVPKVRFSDRDNFVLGMSCAPDGGKTWKQSLLAGTVDLEAADRAGRLLGLLHCKSYQRPDLRDRFGDQNLLIQGRVDPYHRVIASLYPDLASTINAEIERMLGTQIVLVHGDYSPKNIVVYPNYVLVLDFEVAHYGDPAFDVAFCLTHLVLKAAHFARRHVEYLASARRFWGAYKDAVKDTIQTPLEASVVGELGCLLLARIDGKSRAEYINDDPTRDFVRNMAREILLTASKDPDSVIDWLGNEMRQRLS
- a CDS encoding phosphopyruvate hydratase — protein: MNSRISSIQAREILDSRGRPTIEVMVGVDSGAWGMASVPSGASVGRHEAVELRDGVGSRYRGLGVRQAISNVTDLIEPALRGLDASDQEAVDQLLVDLDGTADKSHLGANATLGVSLAVARVAAASRGIPLWRHLLRGGSPLLPRPMVNILSGGMHAGGNLDLQDFLIVPSGADTYAEALHTCVQIHWAMKDLLRERGLSTLRADEGGFGPALKGHVEALELMVTAAERAGFKPGHDVGIAIDVAASHFYDVEKHRYGLASEKRSLTPAELVGLLEEWVDKYPICSIEDGLAEDDWDGWKVLTDSLANRVQLVGDDLFTTNPQRLGLGIERGVANAVLVKMNQIGTLTETLRVVDMAQKAGYSTIASARSGETEDSILADITVASGMGQIKIGSVTQSERLAKYNQLTRIEDELGEEATLAPTPALGAR
- a CDS encoding C-terminal binding protein — encoded protein: MTQKRVLVTDYTWDSTDPEAAVLAEAGAKLIVAKTGEPEELESLVSDADAILTCFKQVPARVLRAGHRLQVVGRYGIGVDNIDVTAATQLGIIVTNVPAYCLDEVAEHAIALILSLARNVPRYDNGTRAGKWDLKAGRPLYRVAGRTLGIVGFGKIGQTLATKAIGLGLAILAYDPFIDAAAARAHHAEACTLEDLLKRSDYISLHTPLTDSTRHLIDESKLRLMKPSAFLVNTSRGGILDQDSLVKALREGWIAGAGLDVFERDRLPDEHPLLSLPNLIATPHVAFYSEESVLELERKAARNVANVLSGQLPESIVNPAVLQLPRWAHLGRGRTESARQG
- a CDS encoding GntR family transcriptional regulator, producing MVPQMQVERVEVPDLWEVVADRIRNQIIGGELPPGSRLVETELATRFGTSRGPIREALRELEREGIIISAPRRGTVVGSMTKQDLEEVYSVREALELLALKEASRKADDATLEAIKVHLDAIDKAIAAGDTAEVVRADLEFHRAICKAAGNGRLLAAWEQLASPIALLIRLAMSMNIALVRGEGGHHQQVLQALIERNPDRAGAILSRNFKQVIKALFKSERFTRAEH